One genomic segment of Chitinophagales bacterium includes these proteins:
- the rfbC gene encoding dTDP-4-dehydrorhamnose 3,5-epimerase: MKFIETPIKDLWIIEPTVFEDSRGYFFESFNKRTFKKGTGLNIDFVQDNQSKSEYGVLRGMHWQEGEHAQAKLVSVLEGAVQDIAVDLRPNSPTYGQYYSIILSAENKTQFFVPRGFAHGFLVLSETAVFSYKCDNYYNKESEGGIIYNCPKLNIAWALDEKDFKLSDKDKMLPCLKA; this comes from the coding sequence ATGAAGTTTATTGAAACACCCATAAAAGATTTGTGGATTATAGAGCCTACAGTTTTTGAAGATAGCAGAGGTTATTTTTTTGAAAGTTTTAATAAAAGAACTTTTAAAAAAGGCACAGGTTTAAATATTGATTTTGTGCAAGATAACCAATCTAAATCTGAATATGGAGTGCTAAGAGGAATGCACTGGCAAGAAGGGGAACACGCACAAGCAAAATTAGTTTCAGTTTTAGAAGGAGCAGTGCAAGATATAGCCGTAGATTTAAGACCCAATTCGCCAACTTATGGGCAGTATTATTCTATAATATTAAGTGCTGAAAATAAAACTCAGTTTTTTGTGCCCAGAGGCTTTGCCCATGGTTTTTTGGTACTTAGCGAAACGGCTGTTTTTAGTTATAAATGCGATAACTATTACAACAAAGAAAGTGAAGGTGGAATAATTTATAATTGTCCTAAACTAAATATAGCTTGGGCATTAGATGAAAAAGATTTTAAACTTTCTGATAAAGATAAAATGTTACCTTGCTTGAAAGCGTAA